The DNA region AAGCCATGAGCTTCAACATATCTAAGAGTAGAATCTACGAATGTCTTAACTACAGGATTATTTGCTGTAATTTCACCACCATTAGCAGCGTTCTTAGCATCATTGTACATATGGTCAAATTGTGAGGCAAAGCTCCAGCCCCCAATAGAAGCTAATAAAGGGACATTATTTTGTCTTGCGTAATCTTTTAAATAACTCTGAATTTTATTATTTACATTAGGCTCTAATTTAAGATCTAAGTTATATACTATACCATTATCAAGACGATCAATCCCTGCACTACCATAAGTCATACCTCCATAGCTTTGTTGTGAAGATTTATCACTAGAGTTTTTAATACTTAAAAATGCATAAGTTATAAAACTAGGCTTCTCTCCTGAAACCATATTTTTTTTTAACTCCAACAGGTTTACGCCAATAAGACCAATCAACATAATATCCACCTACCCACTTTCCATTCGGAGTTAAACTACCATCTGCAGCATTTGCTACTCCAAATGAACCTATACCCATAAGTGAGCACGTTAATGCTGAAATTGCGACCTTTTTTAATTCCATAATAATATCTCCTATTTTTTAAACTAAACAGTATTATTTAACTGTTAAAGCAATGGTAACAATTATTATTTAAATGATATTTACGGAAAATATGACTATAGTTAAACTTCTTGTATGTAAAATTATTAATCGTCAGAAACAAAAAAAGCCCTGCTGATTAGGCAAGGCTTTCATATTGTGCTCTTGTTGTTGAGACTTTGATATTCGAAAAAGATGGCGACTACCTACTTTCACCTGAGCAAATGCCAGACTATCATCGGCGTGTTATAGTTTCACTTCTGAGTTCGGAATGGGATCAGGTGGTTCCTACAAGCTATCATCGCCAAAACTTTATGTTTTGGATTAAAAATATTTAACAATTCAGCATAGAAATAGACTTAAGTCTCTCGGATCATTAGTACTGGTAAGCTTCATACATTACTGTACTTCCACATCCAGCCTATCAACGTCGTAGTCTCCAACGTTCCTTACTAGCTTATAGCTAGAGAGATCTAATCTTGAAGGAGGCTTCCCGCTTAGATGCTTTCAGCGGTTATCCCTTCCGAACGTAGCTACCCGGCAATGCTTCTGGCGAAACAACCGGAACACCAGTGGTTCGTTCACTCCGGTCCTCTCGTACTAGGAGCAACTCTTCTCAAATCTCTAACGCCCACGGCAGATAGGGACCGAACTGTCTCACGACGTTCTGAACCCAGCTCGCGTACCACTTTAAATGGCGAACAGCCATACCCTTGGGACCTGCTTCAGCCCCAGGATGTGATGAGCCGACATCGAGGTGCCAAACTCCTCCGTCGATATGAACTCTTGGGAGGAATCAGCCTGTTATCCCCGGAGTACCTTTTATCCGTTGAGCGATGGCCTTTCCATACAGAACCACCGGATCACTAAGACCTACTTTCGTACCTGCTCGAGCCGTCACTCTCGCAGTCAAGCGCACTTTTGCCTTTATACTCTAGGTATGATTTCCGACCATACCGAGTGCACCTTCGTACTCCTCCGTTACTCTTTAGGAGGAGACCGCCCCAGTCAAACTACCCACCATACACTGTCCTCGAATTTCTCCTGAGTTAGAACTCTAAATATTCAAGGGTGGTATTTCAAGGTCGACTCCACACAATCTAGCGATCATGCTTCATAGTCTCCCACCTATCCTACACATAAATATTCAAAGTCCAGTGCAAAGCTGTAGTAAAGGTTCACGGGGTCTTTCCGTCTAACCGCGGGTACACTGCATCTTCACAGCGATTTCAATTTCACTGAGTCTCTGGTGGAGACAGTGTGGCCGTCGTTACGCCATTCGTGCAGGTCGGAACTTACCCGACAAGGAATTTCGCTACCTTAGGACCGTTATAGTTACGGCCGCCGTTTACTGGGGCTTCGATCCAGAGCTTCGCTTGCGCTAACCCCTTCAATTAACCTTCCAGCACCGGGCAGGCGTCACACCCTATACTTCATCTTACGATTTAGCAGAGTGCTGTGTTTTTGATAAACAGTCGCAGCCACCTGGTATCTGCAACCCCCAACAGCTCAAAGAGCAAGTCTTATCACCATCAAGGGCACACCTTCTTCCAAAGTTACGGTGTCATTTTGCCTAGTTCCTTCACCAGAGTTATCTCATAGCCTTAGTATTCTCTACCTACCCACCAGTGTCGGTTTACAGTACGGTCACTTATACAATATACTTAGAAGCTTTTCCTGGAAGCTTGGTATCAATAGCTTCGTCAAACAAGTTTGACTTCGTCTCGTATCTCAGATCAACAAAATGCCGGATTTGCCTAGCATCTCTACCTACATACTTTTACCTGGACAACCATTCGCCAGGCCTACCTAACCTTCTCCGTCCCTCCTTCGTTCATATAAGCGGCACAGGAATATTAACCTGTTTCCCATCGACTTCACTCTTCAGCTACGCCTTAGGGGCCGGCTTACCCTACGTTGATTAACATTGCGTAGGAATCCTTGGGTTTTCGGCCAATAAGAATCTCACTTATTTTACGTTACTCATGTCAGCATTCGCACTTCTGATACCTCCAGCAAACTTCTCAATTCACCTTCATCGGCTTACAGAACGCTCCCCTACCAATATATACTATATATTCCGCAACTTCGGTGCATAGCTTAGCCCCGTTAAATCTTACGTGCAGGCCGACTCGACCAGTGAGCTATTACGCTTTCTTTAAAGGATGGCTGCTTCTAAGCCAACCTCCTGGCTGTCTGGGCCTTCCCACTTCGTTTCCCACTTAGCTATGACTTGGGGACCTTAGTTGGCGGTCTGGGCTGTTTCCCTCTCCACTACGGACCTTAGCACCCGCAGTGTGTCTCCCGTGATTGAACTTGATCGTATTCTGAGTTTGCATCGAGTCAGTAAGGTCGTAAAACCCCCATCGTCGAAACAGTGCTTTACCCCAATCAGTTATACACGAGGCACTACCTAAATAGTTTTCGGGGAGAACCAGCTATCTCCGTGCTTGATTAGCCTTTCACTCCGATCCACAGCTCATCCCATAATTTTGCAACATTATTGGGTTCGGTCCTCCAGTTAGTATTACCTAACCTTCAACCTGGCCATGGATAGATCGCGCCGGTTTCGGGTCTACTCCTAGCGACTAGTCGCCCTATTAAGACTCGCTTTCGCTACGGATCCCTTATTCAGTTATCCTTGCCACTAAAAGTAACTCGCTGACCCATTATACAAAAGGTACGCAGTCACACAACTAAATCGTGCTCCTACTGCTTGTATGCAAGCGGTTTCAGATTCTATTTCACTCCCTTTATAAGGGTTCTTTTCACCTTTCCCTCACGGTACTAGTTCACTATCGGTCATTCAGGAGTATTTAGCCTTGGAGGATGGTCCCCCCATGTTCAAACAAGGTTTCTCGTGCCCCGTCCTACTTGTTCGTATGCTTAGTTCCACTATGATTATTTCGTATACGGGACTATCACCCTCTATCGTCAAGCTTCCCAACTTGTTCTACTATAATTATAGCTAAATCATACCAGGCTCTTCCCACTTCGCTCGCCGCTACTATGGGAATCTCAATTGATTTCTCTTCCTAAGGGTACTTAGATGTTTCAGTTCCCCTCGTTCGCTCTACACTCCATATCGAGTGAGTACCTAACTGATGTTAGGTGGGTTCCCCCATTCGGAAATCTCCGGATCATAGTTTATTTACCAACTAACCGAAGCTTATCGCAGATTAACACGTCCTTCATCGCCTCTGAATGCCAAGGCATCCACCGCTTGCACTTATTCTCTTAAGTCTATTTCTATACTAAATTGTTAAATATCTCTATATCATGCAAATAAAACAATGGTGGAGCCAAGCGGGATCGAACCGCTGACCCCCTGCGTGCAAAGCAGGTGCTCTCCCAGCTGAGCTATGGCCCCAAAAACTGGTGGGTCTGAGTAGACTCGAACTACCGACCTCACCCTTATCAGGGGTGCGCTCTAACCAACTGAGCTACAGACCCGTATTTTATTTACACTAAAATATATTATCTACAAACACTAAGCTAAATTATCTGAAAACCAATAGTCAAAGCTTATTATTTTTTTCGTATTTCCGTTAAGGAGGTGATCCAGCCGCAGGTTCCCCTACGGCTACCTTGTTACGACTTCACCCCAGTCATGAATCACTCCGTGGTAAACGCCCATTCGTTAAGCTATCTACTTCTGGAGCAACCCACTCCCATGGTGTGACGGGCGGTGTGTACAAGACCCGGGAACGTATTCACCGCAGTATTCTGACCTGCGATTACTAGCGATTCCGACTTCATGCAGTCGAGTTGCAGACTGCAATCCGGACTAAGAGTACCTTTCTGAGTTTCGCTCCATATCGCTACTTCGCTGCCCTCTGTAATACCCATTGTAGCACGTGTGTAGCCCTGGTCGTAAGGGCCATGATGACTTGACGTCGTCCCCACCTTCCTCCGCCTTGTCAGCGGCAGTCTCAATAGAGTACCCAACTTAATGATGGTAACTATCAATAGGGGTTGCGCTCGTTGCGGGACTTAACCCAACATTTCACAACACGAGCTGACGACAGCCGTGCAGCACCTGTCACTGCGTTCCCGAAGGCACCAATCTATCTCTAGAAAGTTCGCAGGATGTCAAGACCAGGTAAGGTTCTTCGCGTTGCATCGAATTAAACCACATGCTCCACCGCTTGTGCGGGTCCCCGTCAATTCCTTTGAGTTTTAGCCTTGCGGCCGTAGTCCCCAGGCGGAGTACTTAACGCGTTAGCTACGCCACTAGATCCTTTACACCGAATCCAACAGCTAGTACTCATCGTTTACAGCGTGGACTACCAGGGTATCTAATCCTGTTTGATCCCCACGCTTTCGTCCCTCAGTGTCAGTATTGGTCCAGAATGTTGCCTTCGCCATTGGTGTTCCTTCTGATCTCTACGCATTTCACCGCTACACCAGAAATTCCCCATTCCTCTACCATACTCTAGTTTGCCAGTATCAAATGCAGTTCCAAGGTTGAGCCCTGGGCTTTCACATCTGACTTAACAAACCACCTACAGACCCTTTACGCCCAGTAATTCCGATTAACGCTCGGACCCCCCGTATTACCGCGGCTGCTGGCACGGAGTTAGCCGGTCCTTATTCTTTGGGTAACGTCCTTCTCATGAGCTATTAACTCATAAGCTTTCCTCCCCAACTAAAGTGCTTTACAACCCTAGAGCCTTCTTCACACACATGGCATTGCTGGATCAGAGTTTCCTCCATTGTCCAATATTCCCCACTGCTGCCTCCCGTAGGAGTTTGGGCCGTGTCTCAGTCCCAATGTGGCTGATCATCCTCTCAAATCAGCTATAGATCGTAGCCTTGGTAGGCCTTTACCCCACCAACAAGCTAATCTAACGCAGGCTCATCCATCTGCGGCAGCACAAAGGCCACCTTTAATCCTCAGATAGTATGCGGTATTAACAGTCGTTTCCAACTGGTATCCCCCACAAATGGGCAGATTCCTACGCGTTACTCACCCGTCCGCCACTCGTCAGCAAGAAGCAAGCTTCTCCTGTTACCGTTCGACTTGCATGTGTTAAGCATGCCACCAGCGTTCAATCTGAGCCAGGATCAAACTCTTCAGTTTAATTCTCAAATTCTGACTCTAACTACTGATTACTCAAATTCTTTAACAAAGTGTTTGTATATAATATATCTATTAAATATCTTAAAAGACCTTAGCCTCTTACCAGCAACATCACTCGTCAGCCGGTGAAGACATATAATACGCATCATCCATCCAAAACGCAAGCGCTTTTTTGAATATTTTTAAACTTTTTTGTAACTTCTTATCTCTAGCTTAAAATTATTTTATTTCAAAACAAAAATATATGTTTTGTCAATATATATCTCACTGAAATATTGCCTTTTTGATAGACTTTTAAAAGCCTTATAGAGCTAAAATTGATGCAACCAATTTAAAATGGTTATTTAGCAAAACTATCTGTTGCTTTAACTAATGCTTCTATAATTCCAGGCTCACTGATAGAGTGGCCAGCATCTGGAATGATTTCTAATTTAGCTGTTGGCCAAGCTTTATGTAAATCCCAAGCACTAACTGCTGGACAATCCATATCATAACGCCCTTGTACGATAACTCCTGGTATATTTTTGATTTTATGAGCATTTTTTAGTAGCTGAGCCTCTTCTAAGAAAAGTTTATTCTTAAAGAAATGACTCTCTATTCTTGCAAAGGCTAAACTAAATTTGTCTCCTGAGTATTTATTTATTAATTCTTGGTCTATATGTAGCTTACTTGTTGAAGCCTCCCAAGCACTCCATGCTTTTGCAGCTTTCCTCTTAAGATCATCATCGCTACCAGTCAATATACTATGATATGCAGATATAAAATCATCCCTGGACTCTGATGGTATTGGAGCTATATACTGCTCCCACATATCAGGAAACACTTCACTCGCCCCATACTGATACAACCACGATATTTCTTTATATCTTCCCAAGAATATACCTCTAAGAACAAGCTCTGTGACGACCTCTGAATGTGTTTGCGCATATGCTAAACCTAATGTACTCCCCCAAGAACCTCCAAAAACCATCCATTTGTTAATACTTAACTTTTTGCGGATTTTCTCAAAATCTTCTACCAGATGCCAAGTTGTATTCTCATGTAAGTCTGCAAATGGTGTACTCTTACCACAACCTCTCTGATCAACCAAGATAATACGATATTTCTCTGGATTAAAATATTGCCTGTAGCTAGGTTGAATACCTCCGCCAGGACCTCCATGAATAAATACAACAGGCTTACCTTCAGGATTTCCACATTCTTCAAAAAATATTGTATGAGTATCAGAAACTTCTAAAAACTCTTCATTATACGGTTCAATTTCTGGATATAATGGCATAAGGTCACCTTTGAATTTAGTTTGAGATTTATCAAATAATAATATCTTATAAAACTTATTGTACAAATATTTTGATACGCTATTTTTAACAAACCTTTCCATAATCTATAATTCTTTCTCTCAGAGAAAAAGGCTTTTTAATAAAAAGATTTTTTTCTAATTTTGAAACTATAGCTTAATGGTAATAAGAGTTAATAGGAAAATCAATTAAATCAAAATAATATAGAAGACTTAAATAATGAAAGGTTAGTTAGAATATTTTCAACAATAATCATCTTAATTCTACTTACATATTGATTTGGTTTTATTTCTCACACTATAGTAACACCCTACTCAGCTGGCATTGGACACAATACTAATACCTCCAATAAAAATCCAATATTTGACTTATATGAATATCGCAAACTGTTAAAATAAAATATTTTTTTGATTTTTTTCTAAATAGCTAAAAAACTCATCTACTGGAATTTTTTTTATTTCACTAACTTTATCTATAACTTTAAATAACAGCGTCGGCATACCATTATTAACTTCCTCACCTAGAAGCCACGAATGTGCCGAAGGATTATCTGTTTCCACTAAAATTCTCTCAAGAGGCAGTTTAGCAACTATCTGCTCAATATGCTTACTAAACAACACTTCAACTCCAATAGAAAAAACCTCCCAAAGCTAAATACTTATCTATAGTATCTAATTTCCCCGAATACCAATGAACCATAAACCTATTACAATTATATTTATCTAATAAATCTACAACTTCTATTTCTGTACCACTTGTATGTAAGTTCAAAAGCTCACCTTTTGTTTGAGAATGAGAAATAATATATTCAAATACTTTTTGCTGATCAGCATAAGGAGATGCATATTTCAAGAATCTTTTGTCTAATCCTATTTCCCCTATAAACTCATTTTCAGACAAATATTGATCAATAGATGTTAATTTATTAGCGTACAATCTTGCTTTCCATGGATGAATTCCAAAAGAAGGAATAATAAACTCGTATTTATGACTTAAATTCTTTATATTCTCGTATAATGGTATACACATTGCAACAGATAAAAGCTTTATATTATAAGTTCTACATTCAATAACAACTTTCTTAAAATCATCTAACGAGTATTTATCTGAATGAACATGTGCATCTAATAGCATAATTACACCGCCTTCTTCCAGTGCCTATATCCATGTATTGCCACCATTAAGTATATAAGTGTAGTAATTGCTGCGAAAAATAAACTCTTATAAACATATAAGAACACGTATGTAGAATCAACAAAAATCCAAATTATCCAATTATCAACAACCTTCCTGCTTGCTAAAAATACGCAAATTAATGATGCAGTGCTAGTAAATCCATCCATATATGGAGTTGTTGAATTTGTGTAGCTTATAAGTAGCTGCGAAACAAGCAATCCCAATAATACTATATAGAATAAGACCTTTAGCCATCCTATAACATTAAGCCTATGCACAATAACTTTATCACCAGCTGGGTTTCTCTGCCAGGTATACCAACCATAACCAAAACTAAACAACAAAACTATTTGTAATATTGCATCAGCATATAACCCACTGATTGAGAATAAACTGGCACTCATAATAAGACCTAATATACCAATAGGCCAACCAACCACATAAAGTCCCGCAAGTAAGAAAGTACACAGTAAATTAACAATCATTGTACAAAAATCAAGTATATGAAGCATTTATGAAAAGCAATAAATAAATATAGAACAATATAGTAACTATAAATTATTTTTTTTGAAACTTATTATGCTATTTTAGATATAACTTAAGCCAAGAGTATTTTAATGGCATCCAATAAGATTTCAAAACTATATATTACAAGAGCTATAGAAATTTTAGAATAAAAATATTGATTATTTATTCATAGTTAAGAATAATGTATCTATTTAAAAAAAATATTTTAGACAAAATATGAAAAACAAAAAAAACCTAGTTTATTTACTGCTATAGCATTAAGTGTAGGTACCATGGTAGGCAGTGGATGGTTATATGCATCATACTACGCATCTCAAGCAGCAGGAGCTGCATCGATATTTTCGTGGATTATCGGTGCATTTATAGTTCTTATAATGGCCTTTTTATTAGCGGAAATTGCTGTTAAATATCAAACAAATGGATTATTTACACAATTAATAACATTATCACATAATCAACATTTTGGTTTTGTGACAGGATTATCAAACTGGATGTTGGGACTTATTATTGTGCCATCAGAAGCTATGGCCACTACACAGTATATTTCTTCTATCTATAAACCAATTACTCCTTATATTTTTAGTAGTGGAGAACTTACTTTTTTAGGGGTAGTTGTAGTTGTTTTATTTATGCTGGTATATACATTGATAAATTACTGGGGAATAAAATCATTATCAAAAATAAATAACTCTTTGACTTCTTTGAAAATTATTATACCTATAGTTACATCTTTGATAATTATGTTCGCAGCATTTCATTCTAGTAACTTTAGTGGTAGTAATGTTAGTTTTATGCCTAAAGGTGTAAGCGGTGTTTTTAATGCCATTGTTTCTTGTGGTATTTTTTATTCTTTCTTTGGATTTCAAATGGCTGCCAGCTTTTCAGCAGAACTGGAAAACCCAAGAAAAAATATACCAATAGCTTTAGTTAGTAGTGTACTAATAGTATTATTTATATATCTTTTATTACAGATATCTTTCATAGGCGCAGTGCCTGAGAAAATGTTAACGAATGGTTGGGGAGGCCTAAACTTTGAATCTCCTCTAGCTCAACTAGCAGGCATATTAGGCATAAATGCTCTAGCTATAGTTTTGTATGCTGACGCTTTAATTAGTCTATCAGGAACAGGCATTGTATACTTAGGTGGTAGTGCTCGTATGCTTAATGAAATGTCAAAAGCAAAGCAGATGCCTGCATATTTTGCTAGTGTAACGAAGGGAGTTAATATTTCTCGCACTTCACTTATATTTACATTTATTTGCTCTATAGTTTTGATATTTTTCTTTAGAAACTGGCAAATGATAGCATCCTTGACAACTACATTTATTTTAGTTTCTTGTATTGCTCTACCTATTGCTTATGCAAAAATTAAAAGCAATAAAAATGATCCATTGCCAATAAACTATATACTTTTTCCTAGACTTGTAGCATTTCTTGTATATATGATTCTAACCTATTTATTGATGATAGCAGGTGTACTTAACTTAATAGTAGCTTTAACACTTCATATAGTATTTTTCCTAATATATGCTTATATGGATAGTAAAGGAAATATAGCTAATATTGTAAAAGCTTTTGCTTCTTCATGGGCTATTTTCGCATATTTAGTTGCTGAGTTAATACTTGGATTTGTATATGAAAATATTACTTCTTATGATTTATTTATCTTAGTTTTTATAGTTATATCGGCAGGTTTATATATAGTATTAGTAAACCAAAGAGATTATTGTGCTAAATAAAAATAGCTCAATTATAATTTTAAAAAAGATTTTTTCTAAGGCTTTATAACTTTTATATTAAACTCTTTTCTTATATCTCTAAGAGGAATATCTAAATAGTTATTATAATTATACCAATCCCACTTCTTAGACATTCTATAAGCTTTAAATACCGCTAGTAAGCATGCTGGTATATATTTAAGCATTACCAAATAAACTACAAATTTATACTTATATTTTTTAAGATAACTATTTATAACTGTTTTATAGTTTACAAATTTAAAAAACTCTTTATAACCTTTAAAAGTAACATTTGTACCTACTAAAGTTCAAGTATCATTTATAGCTTCACCTCTAATTTCAAAAGGGATAGCTCCAAATAAAACATGAGTTATATCATGGTTTTTTTAAACCATTTACTAGCTTCATCATGGCCATCATTAGAATTTAGAAAAGGATAGTTTTTATTATATTCTTGTAAGCCTTCATTTAAGGTAAACTCACAATGTTGCTTTAAATATCAGGGCGATTGCATGAAATATAGATATTTATTTTGAATAAAAAATTGAATGTAATTATCCTATAAAATTTTATAAATCTCGGTGTCTCATGAGATTTATACTAAATATGACGGTTTTATCAATTTTTAAGCATAGCTATTGCTACAACAACATCTTTTTAGGCTAAAACAAGTGGATATTTTTATGTTGAAAGAATCTTTAAAAAATATTCTTCATCCCAAAGCATCATTTTCAGCCTGCTCCTGACACTTTTTTTAGAGTTAGCATCATTTTTCTTTACCAAATTAAGCAACAATCGTTTTATTCTAGAAATATTCTCAGTTGCATTGCGATCTAACTTTTTATCCTTATCATCACCTAAATGAACATCAAGTTGCCAGTGCAACTTATTTTCAACTCCCCAGTGTCCTCTAACAT from Francisella halioticida includes:
- a CDS encoding APC family permease, encoding MVGSGWLYASYYASQAAGAASIFSWIIGAFIVLIMAFLLAEIAVKYQTNGLFTQLITLSHNQHFGFVTGLSNWMLGLIIVPSEAMATTQYISSIYKPITPYIFSSGELTFLGVVVVVLFMLVYTLINYWGIKSLSKINNSLTSLKIIIPIVTSLIIMFAAFHSSNFSGSNVSFMPKGVSGVFNAIVSCGIFYSFFGFQMAASFSAELENPRKNIPIALVSSVLIVLFIYLLLQISFIGAVPEKMLTNGWGGLNFESPLAQLAGILGINALAIVLYADALISLSGTGIVYLGGSARMLNEMSKAKQMPAYFASVTKGVNISRTSLIFTFICSIVLIFFFRNWQMIASLTTTFILVSCIALPIAYAKIKSNKNDPLPINYILFPRLVAFLVYMILTYLLMIAGVLNLIVALTLHIVFFLIYAYMDSKGNIANIVKAFASSWAIFAYLVAELILGFVYENITSYDLFILVFIVISAGLYIVLVNQRDYCAK
- the pnuC gene encoding nicotinamide riboside transporter PnuC; the encoded protein is MLHILDFCTMIVNLLCTFLLAGLYVVGWPIGILGLIMSASLFSISGLYADAILQIVLLFSFGYGWYTWQRNPAGDKVIVHRLNVIGWLKVLFYIVLLGLLVSQLLISYTNSTTPYMDGFTSTASLICVFLASRKVVDNWIIWIFVDSTYVFLYVYKSLFFAAITTLIYLMVAIHGYRHWKKAV
- the pip gene encoding prolyl aminopeptidase — its product is MPLYPEIEPYNEEFLEVSDTHTIFFEECGNPEGKPVVFIHGGPGGGIQPSYRQYFNPEKYRIILVDQRGCGKSTPFADLHENTTWHLVEDFEKIRKKLSINKWMVFGGSWGSTLGLAYAQTHSEVVTELVLRGIFLGRYKEISWLYQYGASEVFPDMWEQYIAPIPSESRDDFISAYHSILTGSDDDLKRKAAKAWSAWEASTSKLHIDQELINKYSGDKFSLAFARIESHFFKNKLFLEEAQLLKNAHKIKNIPGVIVQGRYDMDCPAVSAWDLHKAWPTAKLEIIPDAGHSISEPGIIEALVKATDSFAK